One Halosegnis longus DNA window includes the following coding sequences:
- the argS gene encoding arginine--tRNA ligase has translation MFIAFREEVAAVLADALDDRGYPSDDLGLEEPPEEFDAVLASSVAFRLASEAGAPPPEVAGELADAVDLSETTYVDSVATQGPYVNFTPGEAYFADALAVREESGRLDSTGDSVVVEHTSANPTGPVHVGRARNPIVGDAVANLLEYAGNDVDRHYYVNDAGRQMAVFTWAYETFDESELPEPERDRIEYDMVRYYRKGNEFLDSADEAAVEAAEAEIESILQGLEAGDDDTYERVGEVVDAVLGGMKECLARLPATFDEFVKETRFMKNGDTDDVVARLKELDEAVYEEDAWQLDLDGFEKNLVFLRSDGTSLYTTRDLAHHEWKFDNYDRAVTVLGEDHKLQAGQLKETLGLLGNDTDQLESVIYSYVNLPEGKMSTRAGTGIDLDDLLDEAIVRARDEVESRLDTRDRDDDLDETDIERIARQVGIGAVRYDIVSKQPTKAITFEWERALDFEAQSAPYVQYVHARCCGILDDAGEVPDGDVAALTEPEARELLREIARFEGVIDGAAADLQPHRIATYTRDLAEAFNAFYRECPVLSAEEDVRDARVALVAAARHTMANALDVIGVEAPVSM, from the coding sequence ATGTTCATCGCCTTCCGCGAGGAGGTTGCTGCCGTCCTCGCCGACGCACTCGACGACCGCGGCTATCCGAGCGACGACCTCGGACTCGAGGAGCCGCCCGAGGAGTTCGACGCCGTCCTCGCCTCCTCGGTCGCCTTCCGACTCGCCAGCGAAGCCGGCGCGCCACCGCCGGAGGTCGCCGGCGAACTCGCCGACGCGGTCGACCTCTCGGAGACCACCTACGTCGACTCGGTCGCGACCCAGGGGCCGTACGTCAACTTCACGCCGGGCGAGGCGTACTTCGCCGACGCGCTCGCCGTCCGCGAGGAGAGCGGCCGCCTCGACTCGACGGGCGACTCCGTCGTCGTCGAACACACCAGCGCGAACCCGACCGGCCCGGTCCACGTCGGCCGGGCGCGCAACCCCATCGTCGGGGACGCCGTCGCGAATCTGCTCGAATACGCCGGCAACGACGTGGACCGCCACTACTACGTCAACGACGCCGGCCGCCAGATGGCTGTCTTCACGTGGGCGTACGAGACGTTCGACGAGTCGGAGCTTCCCGAGCCGGAGCGCGACCGCATCGAGTACGACATGGTGCGCTACTACCGCAAGGGCAACGAGTTCCTCGACTCCGCCGACGAAGCCGCCGTCGAGGCCGCCGAGGCCGAAATCGAGTCGATTCTCCAGGGGTTAGAGGCGGGCGACGACGACACCTACGAGCGCGTTGGCGAGGTGGTCGATGCGGTGCTCGGCGGGATGAAGGAGTGTCTCGCGCGCCTGCCGGCGACGTTCGACGAGTTCGTCAAGGAGACCCGGTTCATGAAGAACGGCGACACCGACGACGTGGTCGCCCGCCTGAAGGAGCTGGACGAGGCCGTCTACGAGGAGGACGCGTGGCAACTCGACTTGGACGGCTTCGAGAAGAACCTCGTCTTTCTGCGGTCTGACGGCACCTCGCTGTACACGACCCGCGATTTGGCCCACCACGAGTGGAAGTTCGACAACTACGATCGCGCGGTCACGGTGTTGGGCGAAGACCACAAGCTCCAGGCCGGCCAGCTGAAGGAGACGCTCGGGCTGCTCGGCAACGACACCGACCAACTGGAGTCGGTCATCTACTCGTACGTGAACCTCCCGGAGGGGAAGATGTCGACGCGTGCGGGCACGGGCATCGACCTCGACGACCTGCTCGATGAGGCAATCGTTCGCGCCCGCGACGAGGTGGAATCCCGACTCGACACGCGCGACCGCGACGACGACCTCGACGAGACGGACATCGAGCGCATCGCCCGCCAGGTCGGTATCGGCGCGGTTCGGTACGACATCGTGAGCAAGCAGCCGACGAAGGCCATCACCTTCGAGTGGGAGCGCGCCCTCGACTTCGAGGCCCAGTCCGCGCCGTACGTCCAGTACGTCCACGCGCGGTGTTGTGGCATCCTCGATGACGCCGGCGAGGTGCCCGACGGCGACGTGGCGGCGCTCACCGAACCGGAAGCCCGCGAGCTGCTGCGTGAAATCGCGCGGTTCGAAGGCGTCATCGACGGGGCCGCGGCGGACCTCCAGCCCCACCGGATTGCGACCTACACGCGCGACCTCGCGGAGGCGTTCAACGCCTTCTACCGCGAGTGTCCAGTACTGTCGGCCGAGGAGGACGTGCGCGACGCCCGCGTCGCGCTCGTGGCCGCGGCTCGCCACACGATGGCGAATGCACTCGACGTTATCGGCGTTGAAGCGCCGGTGTCGATGTAA